In Macadamia integrifolia cultivar HAES 741 chromosome 12, SCU_Mint_v3, whole genome shotgun sequence, the following are encoded in one genomic region:
- the LOC122057363 gene encoding histone H2B.3-like, translating to MAPKAEKKPAEKKPASTAAEEKKAEKAPVGEKKPKAEKKLPKEAASSDKKKKRSKKSVETYKIYIFKVLKQVHPDIGISSKAMGIMNSFINDIFEKLAQESSRLARYNKKPTITSREIQTAVRLVLPGELAKHAVSEGTKAVTKFTSS from the coding sequence ATGGCGCCAAAGGCAGAGAAGAAGCCAGCGGAGAAGAAACCTGCCTCTACCGCTGCAGAGGAGAAGAAAGCTGAGAAGGCTCCGGTAGGCGAGAAGAAGCCCAAGGCCGAGAAGAAGTTGCCCAAGGAAGCCGCTTCATctgacaagaagaagaagagatcgaAGAAGAGCGTTGAGACCTACAAGATCTACATCTTTAAGGTCTTAAAGCAGGTTCATCCTGACATCGGTATCTCTAGCAAGGCTATGGGTATCATGAACAGCTTCATTAATGATATCTTTGAGAAGCTTGCTCAGGAATCTTCAAGGCTTGCAAGGTATAACAAGAAGCCTACAATTACTTCCAGAGAAATTCAAACTGCTGTTCGCTTGGTTTTACCTGGAGAGCTTGCAAAGCACGCTGTTTCTGAAGGGACTAAGGCCGTCACAAAGTTCACTAGTTCTTAG
- the LOC122057225 gene encoding P-loop NTPase domain-containing protein LPA1 homolog 2-like isoform X1, protein MAEVPKLLYVFVVDDGGKRDGNDSFRYTRSMLQSTLQLMGCKARHAFKISRRVFEMMRSEGSADALPHVLMGNKLGLNASEEYTEKEKSCFMCGCFGKGEVCNHLVSEEDKRTNSKPFDLYKRRTTIVVKRKTFLDVVCDVLAEYKYVGPNQRADLVLACRIRERKESVTVLLCGTSGCGKSTLSALLGSRLGITTVISTDSIRHMMRSFVDEKQNPLLWASTYHAGEFLDPVAVAEAKAKRRAKKLARISHTLPKDEASDEAVNKKPDSRPADAGSSTSELIGPKQMAVEGFKAQSEMVIDSLDRLITAWEKRKESVVVEGVHLSLNFVMGLMKKHPSIIPFMIYITNEEKHLERFAVRAKYMTLDPAKNKYVKYIRNIRTIQDYLCNRADKHLVPKINNTNVDKSVAAIHATVFSCLRRREAGEHPHDPTTNTVAVIDEEYRKQNAANSLSSKGMFQLIQRKGSSRNLMALLNTDGSVAKAWPVDSIGDNGNPISCHGNEKGIGSPMYGPLQIGKAEPVNLQFGNFGISAWPSDKGGPSHAGSVDESKADGTDNGSRYYSSCGSSPRMSDVPAKELKEEHSVSGTDEEADEPAEVGSDEDLSDVGERQIHEEYLLLQIEGSVDEESTKSDEEYDDLAMQDGEEIGYWCDDDEESMAKLVPSSGDPGTNNVENLKGDKYQENLDLFLRKSNEPLSEPLCFYSEIIEKNQRKMPAGGNARRTKKRSLSIPALGKHGSLFNGPILSGTPQAQR, encoded by the exons ATGGCGGAAGTGCCTAAATTGTTGTATGTATTCGTTGTGGACGACGGAGGTAAGAGAGATGGGAATGACTCCTTCCGATACACTCGATCGATGCTGCAGAGCACCCTGCAGCTCATGGGATGCAAAGCGCGGCATGCGTTCAAG ATTAGCCGGAGGGTTTTTGAAATGATGAGAAGTGAAGGCTCAGCTGATGCCTTGCCTCATGTGCTGATGGGAAATAAGTTAGGATTGAATGCTTCGGAAGAATacactgaaaaagaaaaaagttgttTCATGTGCGGTTGCTTCGGTAAAGGAGAGGTTTGCAACCATTTAGTTTCGGAGGAAGATAAGAGAACAAATAGTAAACCATTTGACTTGTACAAAAGACGCACAACTATTGTTGTTAAAAGAAAGACATTCCTGGATGTTGTTTGTGATGTTCTTGCCGAATACAAGTATGTCGGTCCCAATCAGAGGGCTGACTTGGTTTTGGCATGCAG AATTCgagaaagaaaggaatctgTGACTGTGCTGTTATGTGGGACAAGTGGGTGTGGCAAGTCTACTTTGTCGGCGTTGCTG GGTAGCAGATTGGGCATCACAACTGTGATCTCTACTGACTCAATTCGACACATGATGCGGAGCTTTGTTGATGAAAAGCAAAACCCTCTACTCTGGGCATCAACCTATCATGCTGGTGAGTTCCTGGATCCAGTGGCAGTGGCAGAAGCAAAAGCCAAAAGGAGAGCAAAGAAATTGGCACGCATTTCTCACACTCTACCTAAGGATGAGGCCTCTGATGAAGCTGTAAACAAAAAACCAGATTCCAGGCCAGCAGATGCTGGTTCTAGTACCTCTGAACTGATTGGTCCAAAACAAATGGCCGTTGAGGGATTTAAAGCACAGAGTGAGATGGTTATTGACAGCCTTGATCGGCTGATTACCGCATGGGAGAAGCGGAAAGAATCAGTAGTTGTTGAGGGTGTCCACTTAAGCCTCAACTTTGTG ATGGGGCTAATGAAGAAACATCCTTCAATCATACCATTCATGATTTACATCACGAATGAGGAGAAGCACTTGGAACGATTTGCAGTTCGTGCAAAGTACATGACCCTGGACCCTGCAAAAAACAAATACGTTAAATATATTCGCAACATAAGAACGATACAAGACTATCTGTGTAATCGTGCTGATAAACATCTAGTTCCCAAAATAAACAACACAAATGTGGACAAGAGTGTGGCAGCCATTCATGCCACTGTGTTCAGCTGCCTTCGAAGACGTGAGGCAGGGGAGCATCCGCACGACCCCACCACAAACACGGTTGCGGTGATAGATGAGGAGTACCGGAAGCAAAATGCTGCCAACTCATTGAGCTCCAAGGGGATGTTCCAACTGATACAGAGAAAAGGATCGTCCAGAAATCTAATGGCTCTTCTAAATACAGATGGTTCCGTGGCCAAGGCTTGGCCTGTTGACTCTATTGGTGACAATGGAAACCCCATATCATGCCATGGGAATGAGAAAGGAATAGGGAGTCCAATGTATGGACCCTTGCAGATTGGCAAGGCAGAGCCAGTTAACCTTCAGTTTGGGAACTTTGGGATCAGTGCATGGCCCAGTGATAAGGGTGGGCCAAGTCATGCTGGAAGTGTTGATGAGTCGAAGGCTGATGGAACTGATAATGGGAGCAGATATTACTCTTCCTGTGGCAGCTCACCAAGGATGTCTGATGTACCTGCAAAAGAG CTTAAAGAGGAACATTCAGTTTCTGGCACTGATGAAGAAGCTGATGAACCAGCTGAGGTGGGCAGTGATGAGGATCTTAGTGATGTCGGTGAAAGGCAGATACATGAAGAG TATTTGTTGTTACAGATTGAGGGTTCAGTCGATGAGGAGTCGACGAAGTCCGATGAAGAATATGATGATCTAGCAATGCAGGATGGAGAAGAGATTGGTTATTggtgtgatgatgatgaagaatccATGGCAAAGCTAGTGCCTTCCTCTGGTGATCCTGGTACTAACAATGTCGAAAACCTGAAAGGAGACAAGTATCAAGAGAATTTGGATCTCTTTCTGAGAAAAAGCAACGAGCCTTTGTCTGAGCCATTATGCTTCTACTCTGAAATCATAGAGAAGAATCAGAGGAAAATGCCAGCCGGGGGCAATGCCAGGAGGACAAAGAAACGTTCTCTCAGCATTCCGGCATTGGGGAAGCATGGATCACTGTTCAATGGGCCAATCCTTTCTGGAACACCTCAGGCTCAGAGGTAG
- the LOC122057225 gene encoding P-loop NTPase domain-containing protein LPA1 homolog 2-like isoform X2 — protein MAEVPKLLYVFVVDDGGKRDGNDSFRYTRSMLQSTLQLMGCKARHAFKISRRVFEMMRSEGSADALPHVLMGNKLGLNASEEYTEKEKSCFMCGCFGKGEVCNHLVSEEDKRTNSKPFDLYKRRTTIVVKRKTFLDVVCDVLAEYKYVGPNQRADLVLACRIRERKESVTVLLCGTSGCGKSTLSALLGSRLGITTVISTDSIRHMMRSFVDEKQNPLLWASTYHAGEFLDPVAVAEAKAKRRAKKLARISHTLPKDEASDEAVNKKPDSRPADAGSSTSELIGPKQMAVEGFKAQSEMVIDSLDRLITAWEKRKESVVVEGVHLSLNFVMGLMKKHPSIIPFMIYITNEEKHLERFAVRAKYMTLDPAKNKYVKYIRNIRTIQDYLCNRADKHLVPKINNTNVDKSVAAIHATVFSCLRRREAGEHPHDPTTNTVAVIDEEYRKQNAANSLSSKGMFQLIQRKGSSRNLMALLNTDGSVAKAWPVDSIGDNGNPISCHGNEKGIGSPMYGPLQIGKAEPVNLQFGNFGISAWPSDKGGPSHAGSVDESKADGTDNGSRYYSSCGSSPRMSDVPAKELKEEHSVSGTDEEADEPAEVGSDEDLSDVGERQIHEEIEGSVDEESTKSDEEYDDLAMQDGEEIGYWCDDDEESMAKLVPSSGDPGTNNVENLKGDKYQENLDLFLRKSNEPLSEPLCFYSEIIEKNQRKMPAGGNARRTKKRSLSIPALGKHGSLFNGPILSGTPQAQR, from the exons ATGGCGGAAGTGCCTAAATTGTTGTATGTATTCGTTGTGGACGACGGAGGTAAGAGAGATGGGAATGACTCCTTCCGATACACTCGATCGATGCTGCAGAGCACCCTGCAGCTCATGGGATGCAAAGCGCGGCATGCGTTCAAG ATTAGCCGGAGGGTTTTTGAAATGATGAGAAGTGAAGGCTCAGCTGATGCCTTGCCTCATGTGCTGATGGGAAATAAGTTAGGATTGAATGCTTCGGAAGAATacactgaaaaagaaaaaagttgttTCATGTGCGGTTGCTTCGGTAAAGGAGAGGTTTGCAACCATTTAGTTTCGGAGGAAGATAAGAGAACAAATAGTAAACCATTTGACTTGTACAAAAGACGCACAACTATTGTTGTTAAAAGAAAGACATTCCTGGATGTTGTTTGTGATGTTCTTGCCGAATACAAGTATGTCGGTCCCAATCAGAGGGCTGACTTGGTTTTGGCATGCAG AATTCgagaaagaaaggaatctgTGACTGTGCTGTTATGTGGGACAAGTGGGTGTGGCAAGTCTACTTTGTCGGCGTTGCTG GGTAGCAGATTGGGCATCACAACTGTGATCTCTACTGACTCAATTCGACACATGATGCGGAGCTTTGTTGATGAAAAGCAAAACCCTCTACTCTGGGCATCAACCTATCATGCTGGTGAGTTCCTGGATCCAGTGGCAGTGGCAGAAGCAAAAGCCAAAAGGAGAGCAAAGAAATTGGCACGCATTTCTCACACTCTACCTAAGGATGAGGCCTCTGATGAAGCTGTAAACAAAAAACCAGATTCCAGGCCAGCAGATGCTGGTTCTAGTACCTCTGAACTGATTGGTCCAAAACAAATGGCCGTTGAGGGATTTAAAGCACAGAGTGAGATGGTTATTGACAGCCTTGATCGGCTGATTACCGCATGGGAGAAGCGGAAAGAATCAGTAGTTGTTGAGGGTGTCCACTTAAGCCTCAACTTTGTG ATGGGGCTAATGAAGAAACATCCTTCAATCATACCATTCATGATTTACATCACGAATGAGGAGAAGCACTTGGAACGATTTGCAGTTCGTGCAAAGTACATGACCCTGGACCCTGCAAAAAACAAATACGTTAAATATATTCGCAACATAAGAACGATACAAGACTATCTGTGTAATCGTGCTGATAAACATCTAGTTCCCAAAATAAACAACACAAATGTGGACAAGAGTGTGGCAGCCATTCATGCCACTGTGTTCAGCTGCCTTCGAAGACGTGAGGCAGGGGAGCATCCGCACGACCCCACCACAAACACGGTTGCGGTGATAGATGAGGAGTACCGGAAGCAAAATGCTGCCAACTCATTGAGCTCCAAGGGGATGTTCCAACTGATACAGAGAAAAGGATCGTCCAGAAATCTAATGGCTCTTCTAAATACAGATGGTTCCGTGGCCAAGGCTTGGCCTGTTGACTCTATTGGTGACAATGGAAACCCCATATCATGCCATGGGAATGAGAAAGGAATAGGGAGTCCAATGTATGGACCCTTGCAGATTGGCAAGGCAGAGCCAGTTAACCTTCAGTTTGGGAACTTTGGGATCAGTGCATGGCCCAGTGATAAGGGTGGGCCAAGTCATGCTGGAAGTGTTGATGAGTCGAAGGCTGATGGAACTGATAATGGGAGCAGATATTACTCTTCCTGTGGCAGCTCACCAAGGATGTCTGATGTACCTGCAAAAGAG CTTAAAGAGGAACATTCAGTTTCTGGCACTGATGAAGAAGCTGATGAACCAGCTGAGGTGGGCAGTGATGAGGATCTTAGTGATGTCGGTGAAAGGCAGATACATGAAGAG ATTGAGGGTTCAGTCGATGAGGAGTCGACGAAGTCCGATGAAGAATATGATGATCTAGCAATGCAGGATGGAGAAGAGATTGGTTATTggtgtgatgatgatgaagaatccATGGCAAAGCTAGTGCCTTCCTCTGGTGATCCTGGTACTAACAATGTCGAAAACCTGAAAGGAGACAAGTATCAAGAGAATTTGGATCTCTTTCTGAGAAAAAGCAACGAGCCTTTGTCTGAGCCATTATGCTTCTACTCTGAAATCATAGAGAAGAATCAGAGGAAAATGCCAGCCGGGGGCAATGCCAGGAGGACAAAGAAACGTTCTCTCAGCATTCCGGCATTGGGGAAGCATGGATCACTGTTCAATGGGCCAATCCTTTCTGGAACACCTCAGGCTCAGAGGTAG